Below is a window of Sus scrofa isolate TJ Tabasco breed Duroc chromosome 3, Sscrofa11.1, whole genome shotgun sequence DNA.
CTTAACACAGGTGATAAAGTGACATGCAACCACACAcgctcgcacacacacacattcaatcACAGTATCAATGTCAATATCCCGGTTTTGAGATTATACTGTAGTTATGGAAGATGCAACCACTGGGGGGAACTGGGTGAAGGGTAAACAAATTTCTCTGGACTCTCTTAGCAACTCCCTATAAATCCACaattattgcaaaataaaaagttaaatgaaagcGCCTTATTTGAaacggaggaaaaaaaatgtttacagtgCTTCAAGTGGGGAGGTTTGTGAGGGGTGGGTGCTCTAAAgcgtgggggtgggtggggtctgGCCTGGGAGGGACTCTCTCTCCCCGGTCCTCTGGACCCCTGTCTCACTTTCTCCAAGGTCTTGGTCTTCCCCTTGGAATACACGTTTGAAAGAGGAGCTGGTAAAGGGCAATGCTTACATATGAAAGCACCAATGGTGCCACCTTGGGCCTTGTAACACCCTGGTGGGAGCGCTGATTGGCAGCGGACATCAAGTGGGTACCCCATCCCCCCAGCTGTGAACTTGGCTGCATTTCCGCCTCTCCCATCAGAGGTCCCCCTGACCACAGCCCGCTTTCCTTGGTAGCGGAGAGCAGGAGAGGGGATTGAGGGCCAGTCGTGGTGCGGGGGCAACTCCGTTTCCCTTCTtgtcattgttttccttttatttcagtgagaggcacacgcgcgcgcacactgCACTCACGCACACAAGCTGCGGGACGGACGCCGTCCCTCGGAGAGTCTCTGagctggggggaggtggggccGGGAGTGTGGCTGCCCTGCCTGTTCTCCGGCCCGGGAGGCAGGGGTGATGCTGTGCTCGGGGACTCAGTGTCACACAGGGGTGGAGGCCTAGGCGTTAGCCTTCttgccgccgccgccggggcTACCGACTCTCCGATCCAGCCGGCTGTAGGGCTCGAAGGCCGAGGAGCCCAGTTCGTAGACGGCAGGCAGGTCCAGGAGCGGGGCCGAGGAAAAGCAGAGGGCCGGCGGGGGGGGCGGCAGCGGAGGCGACGCCGAGGCCGAGGTCAGCGGGTTGAGGTGCGGGGAGGAGTTCCTGGGGTCACCCAAGGAGGTGCCCCTGTGGCCGGCAGGCAGGCCCGGGGGGCCGGGGGTCAGCGCCAGGAGGCTGGGGGCCCTGGGCACGGACAGCAGCCGGCCCTGCTCCAGCAGCCGCAGGATGTTGGAGGTGGCGAAGGCCTTGGAGGCGGAGGAGGACGCCCGCTTCTCCAGGTCTCTGCTCTGGTCTTTCTTCTGCTTGGTGCGGCGGTTCTGGAACCAGACCTTCACCTTGGGGCGGAGCGTGGAGAGGGGTGTCAGCCCGGGAGACGGGACAGGCAAAGCAAAGTGTGGGCAggtgggggagagaaaaggaaggacaggcgggcggcggggtggggagcaggaagagACGAAGAAGAGCGAGCAATCAGACCGTCATTGTGATCTTCAAATCGGCCCGCTGAGGGGGAGCCTGAGAGGAGACCCTCGCCCCTAAATCATAGGCACCCCTCCACTGCTGAGCTGACACTAGGACAGAGGGATAGATTGGCAGTTGGAGGGTGGGGGCCAGAGGGCCCACACCCCCTCCACTCTTAGCACCTCCACCCTTCATGTGTCCTGCCCGAGCTGCCTCTGGAGGGAGTCACTAGCCCAGTCTGGCCCTGCCCCATTTGAATCTCTCAGCAGCCCCTCCTACCCCGTCACCCATCAAGGCTGTGCTTCTCAACATGATAGCAAGTGTAAGAGGATTTGCCAGGACGCCGAGGGAGTCTTCAAAGGCTGGAAACCACGGGATGCCAAGTACCCCACATCCTAAATGGAGCCACCAACCAAAAGGTGGTGactgttttttattccttttaaggtCTGcgccagaggcatatggagattcccaggctaggggtcgaatcagagctacagctgccagcccagacctcagccacagcaacgagggatccgagcctcatctgggacccacaccacagctcacagcaacaccagacgctttaacccactgagtgaggccagggattatatccacatcctcatgggtactagttgggttcttaacccgttgagccacaacaggaactcctgagacctattttattttaatttattttattttatttctagggGTAGagatctttttttaaggccaatgAAAGGAGAAGAATTTGCCCTCTGCACCTGACACCCAGCATGCCAACCCCGTAGAAGGAAAGGCAGGCTGGGAGGAAGGAAGCCCAGGAGTCAGTTCTGCGGGTCCCCTGATGGTGATGGGGTTTTCTCCCCTCTCTGGGAAGGACAGGGTGCTCCCCCATGAGTAGGCAATTTAAGGGTGCTGAATCCCTTGCAG
It encodes the following:
- the VAX2 gene encoding ventral anterior homeobox 2; its protein translation is MGDGGAERDRGPARRESRGGRGGDRGGAEDSSTDAGRRSPREIAGTSASSPAGSRESGADSDGQPGLGEADHCRRILVRDAKGTIREIVLPKGLDLDRPKRTRTSFTAEQLYRLEMEFQRCQYVVGRERTELARQLNLSETQVKVWFQNRRTKQKKDQSRDLEKRASSSASKAFATSNILRLLEQGRLLSVPRAPSLLALTPGPPGLPAGHRGTSLGDPRNSSPHLNPLTSASASPPLPPPPPALCFSSAPLLDLPAVYELGSSAFEPYSRLDRRVGSPGGGGKKANA